The proteins below are encoded in one region of Merismopedia glauca CCAP 1448/3:
- a CDS encoding B12-binding domain-containing radical SAM protein, protein MKVLLVYPLFPKTFWSFEKILELVNRKVLLPPLGLVTVAAILPQEWEFKLVDRNVRDVTEAEWEWADLVILSAMIVQKQDLLALIRQAKLRGKKVAVGGPYPTSVPEDALAAGADYLILDEGEITLPMFIEAYQRGESQGIFRSNGEKPDVSYTPIPRYELLDFEAYDSMSIQFSRGCPFQCEFCDIIVLYGRKPRTKTPQQLIAELNYLYELGWRRAIFMVDDNFIGNKRNVKLLLEDLKIWMKEKQYPFTFNTEASIDLAQDAELMQLMVECNFNAVFLGIETPDAASLQMTKKFQNTRSSMVDDVWKINHAGLRVMAGLIIGFDGEKTGAGDRIIEFVEQTAIPTALFGILQALPNTALWHRLEKEGRLLGSKGDGNQMTLMNFIPSRPAEEIAQEYIRAFCTLYEPKRFLDRVYRHFLEIAPSPCEAPASFPSLGELRALAIIVWRQGFKRNTRWQFWHHLFSIIKRNPAVWDHYLTVCAHAEHFIEFRELVRDQIEAELAQFNLEESKRERVKATAA, encoded by the coding sequence ATGAAGGTTCTGCTAGTTTATCCGCTATTTCCTAAAACTTTTTGGTCTTTTGAAAAGATTTTGGAATTAGTAAATCGCAAGGTTCTGTTACCTCCTCTGGGATTGGTAACCGTGGCTGCAATCCTACCTCAAGAGTGGGAATTTAAGCTAGTAGATCGCAATGTTCGAGATGTGACGGAAGCTGAATGGGAATGGGCAGATCTAGTCATTCTCTCGGCGATGATCGTCCAAAAGCAGGATTTATTAGCACTGATTCGCCAAGCCAAGCTACGGGGTAAAAAAGTAGCTGTGGGGGGACCATATCCTACTTCAGTACCAGAAGATGCTTTAGCCGCAGGTGCAGATTATCTAATTTTGGATGAAGGAGAAATCACTCTCCCTATGTTCATTGAAGCGTATCAACGGGGAGAATCTCAAGGAATTTTCCGATCTAATGGGGAGAAACCAGATGTCAGTTATACCCCTATTCCTCGGTATGAATTGCTAGATTTTGAAGCCTACGATTCGATGTCGATTCAATTCTCGCGCGGATGTCCGTTTCAGTGCGAATTTTGCGATATAATAGTTTTATATGGGCGTAAACCTCGAACTAAGACTCCACAGCAACTCATCGCCGAACTTAATTATCTCTACGAATTGGGTTGGCGACGGGCGATATTTATGGTAGATGATAACTTCATCGGCAACAAGCGCAATGTTAAGCTGCTGCTGGAAGATTTGAAAATCTGGATGAAGGAAAAACAATATCCGTTTACCTTTAATACCGAAGCTTCTATAGATTTGGCACAAGATGCCGAATTAATGCAGTTAATGGTGGAATGTAACTTTAACGCCGTATTCTTGGGGATTGAAACTCCAGATGCTGCTAGCTTACAGATGACCAAAAAGTTTCAAAATACCCGCAGTTCGATGGTGGATGATGTATGGAAAATCAATCACGCTGGATTGCGGGTGATGGCGGGGTTAATTATTGGATTTGATGGCGAGAAAACTGGTGCGGGCGATCGCATTATCGAATTTGTCGAACAAACTGCCATTCCCACAGCCTTGTTTGGTATTCTCCAGGCACTCCCCAATACCGCCCTATGGCATCGTCTAGAGAAGGAAGGACGACTCTTGGGCAGCAAAGGTGATGGAAACCAAATGACCTTGATGAATTTCATTCCCTCTCGCCCAGCAGAAGAAATTGCTCAGGAATATATTCGGGCTTTCTGTACTTTATACGAACCAAAACGCTTCTTAGATCGAGTTTACCGCCACTTCCTGGAAATTGCACCCTCTCCCTGCGAAGCACCTGCTAGCTTCCCTAGTTTAGGTGAGTTACGCGCTCTAGCGATTATCGTTTGGAGACAAGGCTTCAAACGCAATACCCGTTGGCAGTTTTGGCATCACTTATTTAGCATTATTAAACGCAATCCAGCCGTTTGGGATCATTATTTAACGGTTTGCGCCCACGCGGAACATTTTATCGAGTTTCGCGAACTAGTCCGCGATCAAATTGAAGCAGAATTAGCTCAATTTAACCTAGAAGAAAGCAAGCGAGAGAGAGTAAAAGCCACAGCAGCTTAG
- the psb28 gene encoding photosystem II reaction center protein Psb28 produces the protein MSSTNPVIEFFQDLPEELSNVSLRKVKGATGRRVVMIFKQLQALERFNSFTKQFSNSMRLVDEEGEITIEPDSVQFRFTGPEGDELDRVEVQFDIDSEDHWDRFMRFMHRYAEANGMAYGETER, from the coding sequence GTGAGTTCTACTAATCCTGTCATAGAATTTTTCCAAGATTTGCCTGAAGAACTTAGCAACGTCAGTTTGCGAAAAGTTAAAGGTGCTACAGGACGACGAGTGGTGATGATTTTCAAGCAATTGCAAGCTTTAGAAAGATTCAATAGCTTTACGAAACAGTTTTCTAACTCCATGCGTCTAGTAGATGAAGAAGGTGAGATTACAATTGAACCCGATTCGGTGCAATTTAGGTTTACAGGGCCCGAAGGAGATGAATTAGATCGGGTAGAAGTTCAATTTGATATCGACAGTGAAGATCATTGGGACAGATTTATGCGATTTATGCACCGTTACGCGGAAGCTAACGGTATGGCATACGGAGAAACGGAGAGATGA